The following coding sequences are from one Selenomonas sputigena ATCC 35185 window:
- a CDS encoding polysaccharide deacetylase family protein produces the protein MGTVMRDGKIKKRSGKKGALCALAFVVAALCSTASAAAPAAERADAAAAFEASRLAALAGTEASARQEEAGKALELPDEAEEVQGLRGQTMQESTAESAYAALRRKNRGHIAEKQRFICSTKPAVIFTFGGLSKEAPLLEILEEMKAEGMRGTFFVTERELSRNRKNIELIRAYGQELGIGLRPEEGAGFDDYCAQIERIREGLRAYGQETNVVRQMSGTDEPAIGEAVSAMGCILVGQGFNAVQSKHKDAQSPAEVMPDLFGRWTTSFNRGEIIYMRTDYYTHSSLAVELLRTLKREKVDNIAYTTHALPEERERERAASGYACTSVLDVLGDTSALYTYPVDLATLPEEIRPYIRKEKLTGSAFSQEFYKRYVGAPEVGETDRMLGFSRMEMRRADRTGIVKTAPARTVFFTFDDWGSDDSINHLLAVLNKHRVHGTFFIITKNIHNNPNLVRAIVANGNEVGSHTDTHTPMCVQDKGGRNKAIMDEETYELDVRSSYEKLALTMGDMRLPSGRYALTRILRPPTLAVSRTGVASILHNGFDYVVNGSGSTEDYNAVSLESLVGILHRLTHEDDGSVKRGAILVMHMSATAMRTAPALDMLLTANDLLPDDHPGKFKVALLGDYLTADYDQRMKQIPPAKEKTISPF, from the coding sequence ATGGGAACAGTCATGCGCGATGGGAAGATAAAGAAAAGAAGCGGGAAGAAGGGCGCGCTCTGCGCCCTGGCCTTCGTGGTCGCCGCCCTTTGCAGCACCGCGTCAGCCGCCGCGCCTGCGGCTGAAAGAGCCGATGCCGCTGCCGCCTTCGAAGCGTCGAGACTCGCGGCGCTCGCGGGCACGGAAGCTTCTGCGCGGCAGGAAGAGGCGGGGAAGGCTTTGGAACTGCCGGACGAGGCGGAAGAAGTGCAGGGCTTGCGCGGACAGACGATGCAGGAGAGCACCGCGGAGAGCGCCTATGCCGCGTTGCGCAGGAAGAATCGCGGGCATATCGCCGAGAAACAGCGCTTTATCTGCAGCACGAAGCCCGCCGTCATCTTTACGTTCGGCGGCTTGTCGAAGGAAGCGCCGCTTCTTGAAATATTGGAGGAAATGAAGGCAGAGGGGATGCGCGGTACCTTCTTCGTCACGGAGCGCGAGCTTTCGAGGAATCGAAAGAATATCGAGCTGATTCGCGCATATGGGCAGGAACTTGGCATCGGCCTGCGTCCCGAGGAGGGCGCGGGCTTCGACGACTATTGTGCGCAGATCGAGCGCATCCGCGAAGGGCTTCGAGCCTACGGTCAGGAAACGAATGTCGTGCGCCAGATGTCGGGCACGGACGAGCCGGCCATCGGCGAGGCCGTTTCGGCGATGGGCTGCATCCTCGTCGGACAGGGATTCAACGCCGTGCAGTCGAAGCACAAGGACGCGCAGTCGCCCGCAGAAGTCATGCCCGATCTCTTTGGACGCTGGACGACGTCGTTCAATCGCGGCGAGATCATCTACATGCGCACGGACTATTACACGCACTCCTCGCTCGCCGTTGAGCTTCTGCGCACCTTGAAGCGGGAGAAGGTCGACAACATCGCCTACACGACGCACGCCCTGCCCGAGGAGCGAGAGCGGGAGCGGGCGGCCTCGGGCTATGCCTGCACATCTGTCCTCGATGTTCTCGGCGATACATCGGCTCTTTATACATATCCCGTCGATTTGGCGACATTGCCCGAGGAAATCCGCCCGTATATCCGCAAGGAGAAGCTCACGGGCAGCGCGTTTTCGCAGGAGTTCTACAAGCGCTACGTCGGTGCGCCCGAAGTCGGCGAGACGGATCGCATGCTCGGCTTTTCGCGCATGGAGATGCGCCGCGCAGACAGGACGGGGATCGTCAAGACGGCGCCCGCGCGAACCGTGTTCTTCACCTTTGACGACTGGGGAAGCGACGATTCCATCAACCATCTGCTCGCCGTCTTGAACAAGCATCGCGTGCATGGCACGTTCTTCATCATCACGAAGAACATCCACAACAATCCGAATCTCGTGCGTGCCATCGTGGCGAATGGCAACGAGGTCGGCAGTCATACGGATACGCACACGCCCATGTGCGTGCAGGACAAGGGCGGCAGGAACAAGGCCATCATGGACGAGGAGACGTACGAACTCGACGTGCGCTCCTCCTACGAAAAGCTCGCGCTGACCATGGGCGACATGCGCCTGCCGTCGGGAAGATACGCCCTGACGCGCATCCTGCGCCCGCCGACGCTCGCCGTGAGCCGCACGGGCGTCGCGAGCATTCTGCATAACGGCTTCGATTACGTCGTCAACGGCAGCGGCAGCACGGAGGACTACAATGCCGTCTCCCTCGAATCCCTCGTCGGCATTCTGCACAGACTGACGCACGAAGACGACGGCTCGGTGAAGCGCGGCGCGATCCTCGTCATGCACATGAGCGCGACGGCTATGCGCACCGCGCCCGCGCTCGACATGCTGCTGACGGCGAACGACCTCCTGCCCGACGACCACCCGGGAAAGTTCAAGGTCGCCCTCTTGGGCGACTACCTGACAGCAGACTACGACCAGAGGATGAAGCAGATTCCGCCGGCGAAGGAGAAGACGATCAGCCCGTTTTAA
- the amrS gene encoding AmmeMemoRadiSam system radical SAM enzyme: MSADSRTAKTEGADERIVCSLCPHHCRLADDETGFCRARMNEGGTIRCRSYGRLTSVALDPIEKKPLYHFHPGSFILSVGSFGCNLRCPFCQNYTISMTDGQSETQDVTPAELAALAHDLSRRPHGNIGVAFTYNEPLLSYEFIMDVAPLLHEAGLFVVLVTNGTIAPAPLEALLPHVDAMNIDLKGWQPDFYRRLGGDLAAVKHTIARAVKSCHVEVTTLIIPGQNDSASDMEEEALWLASLRPDLPLHISRYFPRWKEYAPATPVETIERLAAIAGKHLRFVHKGNC, translated from the coding sequence TTGAGCGCGGATAGCCGCACCGCAAAGACAGAGGGAGCAGACGAACGCATCGTCTGCTCCCTCTGTCCGCATCACTGCCGCCTCGCCGACGACGAGACGGGCTTCTGCCGCGCCCGCATGAATGAAGGCGGCACGATCCGCTGCCGGAGCTACGGCAGGCTGACCTCCGTCGCCCTCGATCCTATCGAGAAGAAGCCGCTCTATCACTTCCATCCCGGCAGCTTCATCCTCTCCGTCGGCAGCTTCGGCTGCAACCTACGCTGTCCCTTCTGCCAGAATTACACAATCTCCATGACGGACGGGCAAAGCGAGACGCAGGACGTCACGCCCGCAGAGCTTGCCGCACTCGCCCATGACCTCAGCCGCCGCCCGCACGGCAATATCGGCGTCGCTTTCACCTACAACGAGCCGCTTCTAAGCTATGAGTTCATCATGGATGTCGCGCCACTACTGCACGAGGCCGGCCTCTTCGTCGTCCTCGTGACAAACGGCACGATCGCGCCTGCGCCCTTGGAAGCGCTTCTCCCGCATGTCGACGCCATGAACATCGACCTCAAGGGTTGGCAGCCGGACTTCTACCGCCGTCTCGGCGGCGACCTCGCTGCGGTCAAGCATACGATCGCCCGCGCGGTAAAGAGCTGCCACGTCGAAGTCACGACGCTCATCATCCCCGGTCAGAACGACAGTGCAAGCGATATGGAAGAAGAGGCCCTCTGGCTCGCCTCGCTGCGTCCCGACCTGCCGCTCCACATCAGCCGCTACTTCCCGCGCTGGAAGGAATACGCTCCCGCGACGCCCGTCGAAACGATCGAGCGGCTCGCTGCAATCGCGGGGAAGCATCTGCGATTCGTGCATAAGGGGAACTGCTGA
- the amrA gene encoding AmmeMemoRadiSam system protein A has protein sequence MAILAAYAVPHPPIILPEIGKGEERKIQLTINAYERAMKEAASFEPDTVVVASPHAVMYADYFHISPGDEGAGSFAQFGAPEVEVRAEYDTAFAKTLATVASEAGLDAGPLGGRNAALDHGTMIPLRFLQPHTENFRLVRVGLSGLTPLDHYRFGMCIARTAEELDRKTVFIASGDLSHKLTPDGPYGFAAEGPRFDKACMKYLEEGTFLKLLQMDPALAKKAAECGLRSFWIMAGALDCQALKIKKLSYQGPFGVGYGLLSFVVKREDLKRNFGMRYEIAQRRALDDIKAAEDAYVKLARESVEKFVVTGQYAAIPDDLPEEMQARAGVFVSLKKDGELRGCIGTFQPAQKDIAEEILYNAVSAALHDPRFSPLKEDELPDIVYSVDVLTEPELIHDAAKDLDPKRYGVIVEARGRKGLLLPDLEGVDTVEDQIKIARKKGGIALDDDVRIWRFEVERHH, from the coding sequence ATGGCAATTCTAGCTGCTTATGCTGTACCGCATCCGCCGATCATCCTGCCGGAAATCGGCAAGGGCGAGGAACGCAAGATTCAGCTGACGATAAACGCTTATGAACGGGCGATGAAGGAGGCGGCTTCCTTCGAGCCGGATACGGTCGTCGTCGCGAGTCCGCACGCCGTCATGTACGCCGACTACTTCCATATCTCGCCGGGCGACGAAGGCGCAGGAAGCTTCGCGCAGTTCGGCGCACCCGAGGTCGAAGTTCGCGCTGAGTACGACACGGCGTTCGCCAAGACGCTCGCGACCGTCGCAAGCGAAGCCGGACTCGATGCGGGGCCTTTGGGCGGACGCAATGCGGCGCTCGATCACGGCACGATGATCCCGCTGCGCTTCCTGCAGCCGCACACGGAGAACTTCCGTCTCGTGCGCGTCGGCCTTTCGGGGCTGACGCCGCTCGATCACTACCGCTTCGGCATGTGCATCGCACGCACCGCCGAGGAGCTTGACCGAAAGACCGTCTTCATCGCGAGCGGCGACCTCTCGCACAAGCTCACGCCCGACGGGCCTTACGGCTTCGCCGCCGAGGGACCACGTTTCGACAAGGCGTGCATGAAGTACCTCGAAGAGGGCACCTTCCTGAAGCTTCTGCAGATGGATCCCGCACTCGCCAAGAAGGCGGCGGAGTGCGGCCTGCGCTCCTTCTGGATCATGGCGGGAGCGCTCGACTGCCAGGCGCTGAAGATCAAGAAGCTTTCTTACCAAGGGCCTTTCGGCGTCGGCTACGGGCTTCTTTCCTTCGTCGTCAAGCGCGAGGACTTGAAACGCAACTTCGGCATGCGCTATGAGATTGCCCAAAGACGCGCCCTCGACGACATCAAGGCGGCGGAAGACGCCTATGTGAAGCTCGCGAGAGAGAGCGTGGAGAAATTCGTCGTGACGGGACAGTACGCGGCAATTCCCGACGATCTGCCCGAGGAAATGCAGGCGCGTGCGGGCGTCTTCGTATCTCTCAAGAAGGACGGCGAGCTCAGGGGCTGCATCGGCACCTTCCAGCCTGCGCAGAAGGACATCGCCGAAGAAATCCTCTACAACGCCGTCTCCGCCGCCCTTCACGATCCGCGCTTCTCGCCGCTCAAAGAAGACGAACTGCCCGACATCGTCTACAGCGTCGACGTGCTCACAGAGCCTGAGCTGATCCACGATGCCGCGAAGGATCTCGACCCGAAGCGCTACGGCGTCATCGTCGAGGCGCGAGGCCGCAAGGGGCTTCTGCTGCCCGACCTCGAAGGCGTCGACACGGTCGAGGACCAGATCAAGATCGCGCGCAAGAAGGGCGGCATCGCCCTCGACGACGATGTGCGCATCTGGCGCTTCGAAGTGGAGCGCCACCATTGA
- a CDS encoding aspartate ammonia-lyase, translating to MRKEHDFLGELEVPDEAYYGVQTLRAIENFSITGSRLDVDFIQALAKVKKAAAQANMETGRLDKRIGNALVEAAEEIIDGKFIDQFPVDPIQGGAGTSINMNMNEVLSNRALEILGEPKGSYDIISPNNHANMAQSTNDAFPTAIKVCLTHKGHKLTAALDYLATELEKKAEEYKDILKMARTHLQDAVPITLGQEMGSYASAVRRSIKRVGWSMDSIRLINMGGTAVGTGLNAEPAYIKAVARKLREITGENFETSTNIIDATNNTDGFVDVSSALKNTALVLIKMANDFRLMASGPRCGLNELNLPKRQPGSSIMPGKVNPVIAEVLDQACYQVIGNDLAVSFGVENGQFELNVMEPIMAYNLFNSMNYLTNAVRTFVDKLLIGLEPNREQCQQWVDRSVGVVTALLPHIGYEQSAILAKEAYTTGRPIREVILEKQLLTKELLDHIMSPEQMTHPGITHE from the coding sequence ATGCGCAAGGAACATGATTTTCTCGGCGAACTTGAGGTGCCGGATGAGGCATATTACGGCGTGCAGACGCTGCGTGCCATAGAGAATTTCAGCATCACGGGCAGTCGGCTCGACGTCGACTTCATACAGGCGCTCGCGAAGGTGAAGAAGGCGGCGGCACAGGCGAACATGGAGACGGGAAGGCTCGACAAGCGCATCGGCAACGCGCTCGTCGAGGCGGCGGAGGAGATCATCGACGGCAAATTCATCGACCAGTTCCCCGTCGACCCGATTCAGGGCGGCGCGGGCACATCGATCAACATGAACATGAACGAGGTTTTGTCGAACCGCGCACTCGAGATCCTCGGTGAGCCAAAGGGCAGCTATGATATCATCTCGCCGAATAATCATGCCAATATGGCGCAGTCGACGAACGACGCTTTTCCGACGGCGATCAAGGTCTGTCTGACGCACAAGGGACACAAGCTGACGGCGGCGCTCGACTATCTGGCGACGGAGCTGGAAAAGAAGGCAGAGGAGTACAAGGACATCCTGAAGATGGCGCGCACGCACCTGCAGGATGCCGTGCCGATCACTCTGGGGCAGGAGATGGGCTCCTATGCGTCCGCCGTGCGCCGCAGCATCAAGCGCGTCGGCTGGTCGATGGACAGCATCCGCCTCATCAATATGGGCGGCACGGCGGTCGGCACGGGACTCAATGCCGAGCCGGCCTACATCAAGGCGGTCGCGCGCAAGCTGCGCGAGATTACGGGTGAGAATTTCGAGACGTCGACGAACATCATCGACGCGACGAACAATACGGACGGCTTCGTTGACGTGTCGTCCGCGCTCAAGAACACCGCGCTCGTGCTCATCAAGATGGCGAACGACTTCCGTCTCATGGCGTCAGGACCGCGCTGCGGGCTCAACGAGCTGAACTTGCCGAAGCGCCAGCCCGGCTCCTCCATCATGCCAGGCAAGGTCAATCCCGTCATCGCCGAGGTACTCGACCAGGCGTGCTATCAGGTCATAGGCAACGATCTTGCCGTATCGTTCGGCGTCGAGAACGGGCAGTTCGAGCTGAATGTCATGGAGCCGATCATGGCGTACAACCTTTTCAACTCGATGAACTACCTGACAAATGCCGTGCGCACCTTCGTCGATAAGCTGCTCATCGGCCTTGAACCGAATCGCGAGCAGTGTCAGCAGTGGGTCGATCGCAGCGTGGGCGTCGTCACGGCGCTCCTGCCGCACATCGGCTACGAGCAGTCGGCGATTCTTGCGAAGGAAGCCTATACGACAGGCAGGCCGATTCGCGAGGTCATCTTGGAAAAGCAGCTCTTGACGAAAGAGCTGCTCGACCACATCATGTCGCCCGAGCAGATGACGCATCCGGGCATCACGCACGAATGA
- a CDS encoding helix-turn-helix domain-containing protein, whose amino-acid sequence MEPMMSDAASEILEGLQEALLDAQGSIVEGLKKSVVYRIEPQAVRKRLAMSQQEFSRAFGIPLATLQNWEQGRRQLDATAVSYLRTIARFPKEAMAAQM is encoded by the coding sequence ATGGAGCCGATGATGTCAGACGCGGCAAGTGAAATTCTTGAAGGCTTGCAGGAGGCGCTGCTGGATGCGCAAGGCAGTATCGTGGAAGGCTTGAAAAAAAGCGTCGTATATCGCATAGAACCTCAGGCGGTGAGAAAGCGTCTGGCGATGTCACAACAAGAGTTCTCGCGAGCCTTCGGGATTCCTTTGGCAACCTTGCAGAATTGGGAGCAGGGACGCAGGCAGCTCGATGCTACGGCGGTGTCGTATTTGAGAACGATTGCGCGATTTCCAAAAGAAGCCATGGCGGCACAAATGTGA